Below is a window of Candidatus Poribacteria bacterium DNA.
CTGGAACGTCTGGATGGCGGTGTCCGTCTCGCCGAGTTGGTCGTAGGTCATCGCGAGCCAGTAGAGGGCGTCTTCGTGATCCGGCTCGATGCTGAGGGCGCGGGTCAGGGCTTCGATGGCGTCGTAATGCCGCTCCGCCGACAGGTACAGGCTGCCCAGCAGCCGGTTCGCCTCGGCGTTGTTCGGCTGGCGCTCGACGACGTGCTTGCACTGGGCGATGGCATCGTCGAACTGACCTTCGGCGGCATAGAGCCGGGCGAGCAGGATGCGCGCGATGTCGTTGGTTCCCTCGGAAGCCGCGAGGATCTGCTCGTAGACACCGATCGCTTCGGGGAACCGTTCCCGCGCCACGTAGAGCTTCCCGAGTTCGTTCAGGATCGCCGGAAGCTGCGCCGGTTGGAGCCTGAGAAGCGTCTCGTACTCGCGGATGGCGTCTTCGGGCAGCCCCTTCTGGTCGTAGAGCCGCGCCAGCGCCGTGCGAGCCGGGATGTAGGTCGGGTTCAACTGGAGCACGTGGCGGAACTCGGCGACGGCGGAATCCGCATCGCCCTTGCCCGCATACGCCCGCGCCAAGAAGAACCGATAGCGCGGGTCCATCGACCGCAGCTTGATGAGCGCCGTGTACGCCGAGATCGCCGTGTCGTACTCCCCGAGCTCGCCGGCGACGCTCCCGAGGGATGCCAGCCCTTCCGCGTGCTTCGGCGCGACCTCGACGGCTCTGCGGAAGTACTCCAGCGCGCGCGCCGAGTCGCGGCGCACCAGGCTGGCTCTGCCCAGCGTCACGAACGCGTCGGCGTTCTTGGGATCGAGCTCGATGGCGCGCTGGCTCAGGTTCTCGGCGCGGCGGACGTCGTTCATCGTCAGCAGGACGGAAGCCAGCCGGGCGTGGAAGAGGGCGGAGTCGGGGTGCGTCTGGACGCAGGCTTCGAGCTCGTCGCGGGCGCGGCGCGGGTCCTGGGCGTACTCGTGGAACAGGGCGAGCATGTAGCGCGTGTCGGCGAGCCGTTCGATCTCGAGCTTGGCGCGAACCCCCGGCGCCGCGATGGCGATGGGCTCCAGACCGCCCTCGGTCCACACGGTCGGCTCCGCGCCGTGTGCCGCTGCCGTCAGCAGAGCGCACACCAACCCGAACGCCAGACGAATCTCACGACTCCGACGATTCGTTGGAACCTCCCGCGCCGTTCCCATTCGCGTCTCCCTGCACTTCGGATTCGGCGTCCTCTTGGATACGCGCGATCGCTTGGATGTGCTCGCCCTCCCGCAGGGACATGATCTTAACTCCCTGGGTGTTGCGCCCGATGACGCGCATGTCGCGGACGGACATCCGGGTGATGAGCCCGTTGGTGTTGATGACCATGATCTCGTCATCCGGCGAGACGAGGCGGGCTCCGACGACCTTTCCGTTCCTCCGATTCGTCTTGATCGTGATGATGCCTTTGCCGCCCCGGTTCTGCAAACGGTACTCGTCGATATCCGTCCGTTTGCCGTAACCGTTCTCCGTCACGACGAGGAGCGTCGCGTCATCGACCTTCGTATCCGGCACGACGGCGGCGACCCCGGCGACGGCGTCTCCGTCGTTGAGCGTGATGCCGCGCACGCCCTGGGCGGTTCTGCCCATCACCCGCACGTCGTCCTGGGAGAACCGGATCGACATGCCCTGCTCGGTGACCATGATGATCTGGTCCTCAGGTTCCAGGATGCGGACGTCCATGAGCACGTCGCCGTCGCGCAGAGACTGGGCGATGATGCCCGTCGAGAGCGGACGGGAGAAGTCGTCCAGGGCGCATCGCTTGACGATGCCGGCGCGCGTCGCGAACAGGAGCGTCCGCGTCTCGTCGAACTCGTGGACGGGCACGACGGCGGCGATGCTCTCCTCATCGTTGAGGGAGAGAAGATTCACCAGCGCCCTACCCCGCGCCTGACGGCTCGCCTCCGGTATCTCATAGACCTTGAGCCAGTAGCATCGCCCCGTGTTCGTGAAGATGAGGATGTACTGGTGGTTGGAGGCGATGAACATGTCGCTGACGAAATCGTCCTCGCGCGACTCGACGCCCTTGATACCCACTCCGCCGCGCCGCTGGCGATGGTAGGTGTCCTGCGGGATCCGCTTGATGTAGCCCGAATGGGAGAGCGTGATGACCATCTGCTCGTCGGCGATGAGGTCTTCCATCCGTAGGTCGCCCTCGTGGGCGATGATCGACGTGCGGCGGCTGTCCGCGTAGGTCTCTTTGAGGACGAGCAGCTCTTCCTTGATGATGTTGCGAACGAGCAGATCGCTTTCGAGGATCGCGCGGTACTCTTCGACCTTGACGAGCAGGTCGGTGTATTCGTCGTTGATCTTCTGGCGTTCCAGCCCGGTCAGGCGCTGGAGGGTGAGTCCGAGGATTTCGACCGCCTGGATTTCGGAGAACCCGAAGCGGTCGATGATCGCCTCGCGCGCTTCGGCGGGCGAGCTCGATTCCTGGACGATCTCGATGATCTCGTCGATGTGGCTGAGGGCGTTCCGGTAGCCTTCGAGGACGTGGAGCCGCTCTTCGCCACGGCGCAGGTCGTACGCCGTGCGCCGCCGGATGACCTCCCGCCGATGCTCGACGTAGTGGTAGAGCATGTCGGGGAGGGAGAGTTCGCGCGGCTGTCCGTCGACGAGGCAGAGCGACAGGACGTTGAAGGTCGTCTGGAGCGGCGTGTGCTTGAAGAGTTGGTTCAAGACGACCTGGGTCACTTCGCCGCGCTTGAGCTCGATGACGATGCGGATCTCGCGGTCGGATTCGTCGCGGATGTCCGAGATACCGGTGATGGTCTTCTCGTTGACGCAGTGCGCCATCTTCTCGAGCAGGGCGTTCTTCTTGATCTGGTAGGGAATCTCCGTGACGATGATCTGCTCGCGGTCTTTGACCGGCTCGATGGTCGTCCGCGCGCGCATCGTGATGGAACCCCGACCCGTCCCGAACGCCTCGCGGACGCCGTCACGCCCGACGATGACGCCGCCCGTCGGGAAATCCGGCGCAGGGATGAACGCCATCAGGGCGTCGAGCGTCGCGTCCGGGTGATCGACCAGGTGGACGAGCGCGTCAACGACCTCGCCGAGGTTGTGCGGCGGGATGCGCGTCAGATAGCCGACGCCGATGCCGGTCGTCCCGTTGACGATCAGATTGGGGAGCCGCGCGGGGAGAACCGTCGGCTCGGTCGTCGATTCCTTGTAGTTGGGCTGGAAATCGACGGTGTCGCGGTCGATGTCGGCGAGCATCTCGTTGGAGAGCCGGGAGAGCCGCACTTCCGTGTAGCGCATGGCTCCGGGCGGGTCGTCGTCGATGGAGCCGAAGTTGCCCTGCCCGTCGAGCAGCGGATAGCGCATCGAGAAGTCCTGCGCCATCCCGACGAGAGTCTGGTAGATGGGCCCATCGCCGTGGGGGTGGAAGTTCTTCATCACCTCGCCGACGACGGCAGCGCACTTGTCGTAGGGTCGGTCGCTGGTGAGTCCCTCCTCGTACATCGCGTAGAGGATGCGCCGGGAGGAGGGTTTGAGCCCGTCGCGCACGTCGGGGATAGCGCGGTTCGTATTGACGCTCATCGCGTACGTCAGGTACGAATCGCGGAGTTCGTCCTCGATGTAGCGCGTCAGGATGCGCTCAGTCGAATCGTCGATCGTCGGTGGAGGAGAAATTGCCATCTTCGGTTTCAGATGTCCTTAGCTGGTCGGTACGGTAGCTCAGTGCGAGAAAAGGTCGTCGACAAGCTCGCGCCAGTCCCTGTCTAGATATCGCGCGACCTCTTTGACGATCGCGCTCAGCGTCCCGACTTTGAGAGGCTGATGGCGCGGAACGGTGACGTGATGGGCTTCATCCCTGAACGTCGAAGTCAACCTCAGATGGCTCCCGCTCTGCCGGACAACCACATACCCGAACCGTGCCAAGCGAGCCACGAGTTCGTCGCCGTTAATGTCGCGAGGAAGTCTCACGCGGAGAGCACTTCTTCCCGGACGAAGTGTACACGGATGATTCGGGGACGGTCTTCCTCTTCGAAATGCACGCACACCGCATCGCGGATCATGTCCTTGAGCTCGTCGTACGTCTCGGCTTGGGTGAAGATCGCGTGGCCGAGCGCCCGCGCTTCGTATCCGCCCTCGAGCGACTCTTCAGCCAGGAACAGGATTTCGCTGTTCATGCGCTGTGCCTCTTCGTCCGTATGAAGTGCCGCGTTCACCAGGTCGTTCTCGGCTCGGGAAGCCCATTGGTTCACGATCTCATCCACTTGCCGAGCCCGCTTCATAGAGCCACCTTGCCCTCGCGGAGCGCGGTTCGGATGCTGGCGGAGCTAATCGCTTACGACACGAACGCAAAGTGCACCATTTACGATAACGTTCGGAAGGGCGACGGATGTCATCGCTTCGCACGGCGTTTCGTGACCCTCACCGTCCGATAGCGACCCGCCGGACGCTCCGGCTCGACCCCTGACAGAGCTCGACGATGTAGACCCCGCTCGCGACGGTCTCGCCCGCGTCGTTGCTCCCATTCCAGTATACTGCCGAGCCGCGATCCGTGTAGTAGCCCGCTGGTCGGACGGCCTGGATCAGCGTCCGTACGAGCGTCCCGCGCGTGTCGAAGACACGGATCGTCATCTCGCCGGAGTCCGCCAGCACGTAGGGTATCCACGTCTCCGGATTGAAGGGATTCGGATAGTTCGGTAAGAGATGGGTACGTTCCGGTCGCGCGGAAACGCTCGCGACGGCGGACGCGTTCCGCAGGTCGTCCGGACTGACGCGCAACGCCGTCGTCCGACCCATGATTTCCCCGCGCCGCGCGACAAGTTCCAGGACGACAAGATCCCCCTCCCCGACCGTCACCTGTTGATCCCCGTCCACCAGCGCGGCGGCGAAGCTGCCATCCGACTCGATCGCAGCCTCGACGGCGCGGCTCAACCGCGTGTTCCGCACGCGAACCCGCGTCCCTTCCGGAAGGATCGTCGCATCCTCGACCCGACCCGCAACCGCGAATGCCCATACAGCTGACGGGCTCGCTGGAGACGCGGGAGCCGGCGTGCCGTGCGCCGTCCCTACGACGGTGATCGCTATCGGTGACAGGAGGTTGATGACGTAACCCCGCGCGGCTTCTATCGGGAAGTCCCGCCCGAAGACGATGCGCCCTTCCCGTCCGATGACCGCCTCCCAATGCCCGTCGACCAGCCGGACGCAGACCGTCGATCCGAGGCGGATGAGGTGGCGCGCCATGAGAACACCGCCGTCCTCGGCGACGGAGATGGTCTGTCCTCCTCCGCTGAGCGTGTCCGTCCGTAGCGGCGCGGCGAAGATGCTCAGACCGGCGGGCAAGGTGCCCTCGAATACCATTGACGGCGCAACGGCGGGTATCGGTTGCCAGTCCGGCTGGTAGTCGTCCCAGGACGTCAGTCGTTCACGCTCTGATCCGTCTGCCGCGACAAGGTACAGACCTACATCGCCGGGGCTCTTCAATCTTGATATACAGCCGAGGATGTGGGTTCCGTCAGGCGACCAGGATGCGTCGGAAATGCTCAGCGATGCGGGACTCAGTCGCTGCGCGTTCGTTCCGCTCAAGTCCGTCACGGAGAGAAGTAACGTATTGGGGCCGGGCTGTGTCGGCAAGAGCGTCCATAGAATGCGCATTCCGTCAGGAGAGATGGAGAGGGGTCTGGAGTATAGCTCAGGGAGGAATACCTGGTCGGAGCCGTCGGGATGCACGGAGACGGCCCTGCCGCCGCGATAGTGCCGGTGGCCGCTCCAAAGAGCAGTGAAGAAGATGACACGCGAACCGTCTTGATACCAGATCGGTGTGAATGGTTGGGTGGAATGACCTGTAGCGATGAACGACGTGGAGTACGCAAGTATCGCCTCACTGCCATCGGCACTGACGACGATAGCCTCTTCGAACAGTCGCGGGAAAGGTTCTGCACTGGCTCTCTGGCCTGTCGACATGACGGCGAGTTGAGTTCCGTCAGGAGACCAGGCGAATTCGTCGCCCGCCGCCACGGGATGTGCGTTGGACCCGTCCGCGTTCACGACCGATATCGTCGGCTGGTCCCCAAGGTAGACTGCCTTGCCATCCCCGTAGGCGATCCGCGTCCCGTCCGGTGACCAAGCGAAGTCCGTGACGACGCTCGCCAGCGGCGTGACGCCCGAACCGTCCGCGTTCATCGCGAACAGATCCGTCGTACCGTTGCGCTTCGAGAGAAACGCGATGCGCTTCCCGTCAGGAGACCATTTCGGAAGCGTGTCGGACGCGGGATGATTCGTCAGATTGACGGGATCGGAGCCGTCAGGTCGGATGAGGTAGATTTCCGCGTTGCCGTCGCGTTCCGAGACGAACGCGATGCGCGTGTCCGTCGCCAAATCCTGCGCGGAAGCGAGTCGGACAAGTCCAACCGCGATGAGGAGTCCCACCCAGCGGAGCCATCGATCCCCGATGCTCAACGGTGTGTCCTTCCCTGCGAGATATCAGGAAATCGCATGGATAGGATAGTGCTTGGGCGCTCAACGCACCAACCGCGTTCGTGGACTACCTGTTCACAACTTGTGGATAACTCGGTGGATATCCTCGTTCATCCCAGCAGCGGCGCGCGTTTCCGGCGCACCGACCGAGTGTGTACAACTGAGAACAACTCGCAGATTCCCGCCGTCTATCGCCGTCAGAGCACGGGAATCAGGTCGCGCTCGATGCTTTCGCGCGCGTGCGGTCTGATCTCGTTCCGGGTCAGCAGGTCGATCTCGCACGGCAGAAGCCTTTCGAGAAGGCATAGCAGCCCGAAGTAGCGGCGGAAGTTGGTTCCGTCATTCGACGTAGACCTTACGAACGGCGCGTTCGAGGGCATCGAGTTCGTCGAGCGCTGACCAAACGAGCTCCAGCTTCGTATCCCAGTACGCGTGGAACACGCGATGCGGACGCTTTCGTGTGCGGAACCGCTCGTGCGCTGTTTACGCCCCGTACAGATCGAGCTCAACATGCTGACCGTACCGCTCAATCAGGTCGCGGCGCGGTTCCACCTGATCGCCCATCAGGACGGTGAACATCCGATCCGCCTCGACGACGTCCTCCAGCTTCACCTGCAGGAGCGTCCGCTTCTCGATGTTCATCGTCGTCTCGCGGAGCTGCTCCCAGGTCATCTCGGCGAGACCCTTGTAGCGCATGATGTTCAAGCCCTGCTTGCCGACTGTCAGGATGTGATCGAAAAGCTCCCACACCGACCGACCCGTCTTCTCGCGTTCCGTCCGGGTCCCGTGCGTCAGCCGGAAGATGGTGTCCGTATTCGCGCCCTCCTCGCCGACGACGAGGAAGTCCGTCGGCAGAATGTTCAGCGGGCGCAGACCCACCACGAGGACGTCGATCTCCTGGATCTCCGGCAGGTCGGAGACATCCTCGACGATGATCTCGTGGAGCTCCGAGTCCTCCGCGAGCTGCGCGAAACTCATCTGCGCGTCGCGTTCCACGGAATCCTGAGGCAACAGGTCGGCATAGCCTTCGTCCTCGAAGCGGTAGAACTCGCCCTCGTCCGTCTCGATGCGCCAGAGCCGGACGCGCTCCTCGCCCCGGAAGTGCTGGGCGAAGAGCCGCTGGCGATCGATGCCGCGCCGTCCCAGGTCGTTGACCAGCTTCTCGACCCGGCGGACGGCGTTCACCAGCGTTTCGAGCTCTTCCGCCGTGTAGTCCTCATCGCGTCGCAGGTTTCGCACGCGCACGTTGTCCAGCGCGGCGTTCAGGAGGAACTCGGTCAACTGCTCGTCCGTCTGCAGGTACTCGACGCGCCTGCCCCGCGTCACGCGGTAGAGCGGCGGCTGCGCGATGAACAGATGCCCCGCGTGGATGATCTCCGGCATCTGGCGGAAGAAGAACGTCAGTAGCAGCGTGCGGATGTGCGCCCCGTCCACGTCGGCGTCCGCCATGAGGATGACCCGATGGTAGCGGAGCTTCGCGATGTCGAAGTCGTCCT
It encodes the following:
- a CDS encoding tetratricopeptide repeat protein, producing the protein MGTAREVPTNRRSREIRLAFGLVCALLTAAAHGAEPTVWTEGGLEPIAIAAPGVRAKLEIERLADTRYMLALFHEYAQDPRRARDELEACVQTHPDSALFHARLASVLLTMNDVRRAENLSQRAIELDPKNADAFVTLGRASLVRRDSARALEYFRRAVEVAPKHAEGLASLGSVAGELGEYDTAISAYTALIKLRSMDPRYRFFLARAYAGKGDADSAVAEFRHVLQLNPTYIPARTALARLYDQKGLPEDAIREYETLLRLQPAQLPAILNELGKLYVARERFPEAIGVYEQILAASEGTNDIARILLARLYAAEGQFDDAIAQCKHVVERQPNNAEANRLLGSLYLSAERHYDAIEALTRALSIEPDHEDALYWLAMTYDQLGETDTAIQTFQRLLNLYPQNHMAMNSLGFLFAERGERLDEAVRLIQKALEAEPENGAYLDSLGWAYHKQGKSDLAVRYLEQANERQSGNSEILEHLGDAHLKAGNPDRAMTLWQEALEAGPGNDALRRKIETRGASQARSGQ
- the gyrA gene encoding DNA gyrase subunit A yields the protein MAISPPPTIDDSTERILTRYIEDELRDSYLTYAMSVNTNRAIPDVRDGLKPSSRRILYAMYEEGLTSDRPYDKCAAVVGEVMKNFHPHGDGPIYQTLVGMAQDFSMRYPLLDGQGNFGSIDDDPPGAMRYTEVRLSRLSNEMLADIDRDTVDFQPNYKESTTEPTVLPARLPNLIVNGTTGIGVGYLTRIPPHNLGEVVDALVHLVDHPDATLDALMAFIPAPDFPTGGVIVGRDGVREAFGTGRGSITMRARTTIEPVKDREQIIVTEIPYQIKKNALLEKMAHCVNEKTITGISDIRDESDREIRIVIELKRGEVTQVVLNQLFKHTPLQTTFNVLSLCLVDGQPRELSLPDMLYHYVEHRREVIRRRTAYDLRRGEERLHVLEGYRNALSHIDEIIEIVQESSSPAEAREAIIDRFGFSEIQAVEILGLTLQRLTGLERQKINDEYTDLLVKVEEYRAILESDLLVRNIIKEELLVLKETYADSRRTSIIAHEGDLRMEDLIADEQMVITLSHSGYIKRIPQDTYHRQRRGGVGIKGVESREDDFVSDMFIASNHQYILIFTNTGRCYWLKVYEIPEASRQARGRALVNLLSLNDEESIAAVVPVHEFDETRTLLFATRAGIVKRCALDDFSRPLSTGIIAQSLRDGDVLMDVRILEPEDQIIMVTEQGMSIRFSQDDVRVMGRTAQGVRGITLNDGDAVAGVAAVVPDTKVDDATLLVVTENGYGKRTDIDEYRLQNRGGKGIITIKTNRRNGKVVGARLVSPDDEIMVINTNGLITRMSVRDMRVIGRNTQGVKIMSLREGEHIQAIARIQEDAESEVQGDANGNGAGGSNESSES
- a CDS encoding type II toxin-antitoxin system HicA family toxin, which encodes MRLPRDINGDELVARLARFGYVVVRQSGSHLRLTSTFRDEAHHVTVPRHQPLKVGTLSAIVKEVARYLDRDWRELVDDLFSH
- a CDS encoding 2-oxoisovalerate dehydrogenase codes for the protein MNSEILFLAEESLEGGYEARALGHAIFTQAETYDELKDMIRDAVCVHFEEEDRPRIIRVHFVREEVLSA